Below is a genomic region from Cydia strobilella chromosome 1, ilCydStro3.1, whole genome shotgun sequence.
tttaagtctgttcgattcccagacgaagcaagtaatttttagaaaatctttgaatgcagtattactaacttttttttaaataacaatgtcttattttagcaaaatatcCTAACtacgatatttaaggtactttcccttcatgCCGCATAGTCTTGGGAGGCCCTGTATATTTCAGTCGCTAGATGAAATGAAACAAACACAtcaaagataaaattaataattaaaacaaacttaattaTCTCCCTATCATGTTAAGTTTGAACACCCTGTTtgtctttaatttacttttaacccGTTTTcagaaatattatattgttattttcattGCTTATTCATCGTATTTCCGGGCAATAAATTCCCAATTTAAACTGGTTAGAGATGGGGTCAATGCTTGTCTAAAAACGTacctgggtcaaaattcttttcgttgttgttgttttctgtcaccaaaaaatgtgacggagtggagctttttgtatggggagaAATATAGTTTTTAGTTTGTCTCATCTCAagagaattttaatttataatctacagctacaAACTTTCTAATAGAGTAGAAAGATATGTAATAGcacttaactttttatttatttgataaaagacaaaaatagaagcgttaCAGAACGCTATCCTTCTGTCAGAGGACTGTGAATTATTAATCGTAAAATGAAGAAAGTGAAATAGAAAAATGTTTAtcgctacatagtataaaactcTTTCCGttatctgtatgtctgtccctatgtatggtTAGAACTTTAaaattacgcaacggattttaatgcgttttttttaatagatagagtgattcaagaggaaggtttatatgtataatttgtaaaggttttgtttgGCGGGCCGGTCTCTAGTTGTTTAATGAACTTAATTTTGTTCAAGGTTTTTTTGAGATTTCTTTGATACCGAAGCGTAGATTGTCCTGGGGGCCTAGGCAAGACGAAAATCGTTGATAGAACCGCCAAAAGAAACTCAAATAActtatggaaatagtcacgtgacttttcgtagcatctgccaTACCgatacatttttaaccgacttcaaactttcaaaaggaggaggttcacATTCACAATTCGGGtattattagagttagaccaagtaaagTCTGCAAAAGTTTTCATAGCACACgccacacgcagtgcgttattttaaacgacaaacttctataaaattatgacgtagaaataacactttcactgcgtgtgctatcaaaatcgttgcagacttcacttggtctaactctaacataCCTAATGTTTTTGTTTACGTTAGACGATGTACGACTGTCATCATGGCTAGGCCCTCAGGTCGAATTTTTAAAAGCAACAAAGGTCGAAACTAAAATTCTGATTGGAATTAGATTCGTTTAAAACTCGAGTATCTACTCAAGATTCAAGGGCAGCAACAAAAAGCAGGAAGCGACATTCGGGCATAAAATTCTAAGTACAAATATTAAGGTGGGTGttgggggtcatccattaattacatcacacgtttaggggaggtcaagaaaatgtgacatgttgtaacaagggggagggggagtcacaaactgtgtgacgtcactttaacttatttaaattattttattcgctgtacagttaaataacaagtttgtGGAActataatcatttttatttttaatcgtttaattttctttactaatctgttttgggttatacaattactaatatttcttttatcagaaatattttgataaaatattaataatacttaattagatttgccgatttcattgaaaaaaatatgacgtcacaccaggggggctggggtttgccaaatgtgaccaagtgtgacaaggaggggggaggggtcaaaacaCCTCgaaattaatggatgaacccttgaCAGTTAATATGTTATATTTTGTAGTCGTAGCGTATCTGGCTCGTACGAATATTAGTACGGGCGAGATGCACGCattgatatcaaaataaaataaaactgccaTCAATTTACAATTTCGCCCTTAGGGTCAATTTATAAACAGAGATTATAAGTaggtagagttaaaccaagaaaagtctgcagcttTTTtggcagcacacgcagtgcaggtgttattttaaacgtcaaacttctatgaaattataacgtataaataacactggcactgcgttagctgtcaaaatcgctgcagacttttcttgatctaactctacaAGTTATTCGCTTTGGCTCAttgttgaataaataattatttatttatttattaaaactaaaaacatacttaaaataatagaatTACAATAGTGTAAAGATTACCTTGATAAGTACGGTAAGTAAGGTATACTTACAACCCGAAAACtaatactgaaaaaaataaagaaaatcggccaagagcatgtcgggtcatgctcagtccctaacagcatttatacgtcataatgacgtcagcgactattgaatattttttgtgtttttaatttataaaatttgacaAATGTGAATACTtgtcattttaattgtaataattgtaattttaattattattgaattttatttattgaatttttaatttaattatttaatttgaattgtattgtgttgttttaattatttgttgcattttctagtcaaaaatgatgataatttgtggtgatatgttagattaataaggctcatccggtgtgtcctagccctaagttagctcctagtcattagttaatttgcatgttaatttgttttgtaatagcactaacattatttttattagctatgtaagttactaacacatatgggtgtattaggcctgaaataaatgacaatttaatttaatttaattatgacgccataattacgtcattattacgtcattatgacgtcgctgtcGTCATTATTacttcattatgacgtcgctaacGTCACTGCTGCCTGgggtgtagggttccgtagttacctttCTGTCAGAATGGGCTAAACGGGgactattagtaagtatcatgtacattacaagcatatATAAGTCagtaccttcgcagcgctttttacgtatttttactatgaagagaagactttttgcaataattcAAAAAGGGCTgaaccgatcatgttcgctatagttttcattgaaagattaagcttttgttttacgtttttttttggaTCCATGGTTCAATAGTTAGAGGTGCGGGGGACacatcattttttttctttcgaagTGATTAGTTCCGAAAACATTCATTTTCACTAgaattatattgaccgggagatagaccgtgattaccttttgtattgttttgttttgtattgtgtagatgcatgtaactgcgtcgaaatatcgggagctcacaaacaatacaaaaggtactcACGGTCTATATcgcggtcaatataagtctagtgaaactaaccgtgaatcattcaaaacattCATTTTATCAAATCATTGTTGTTGTAGAaattattcgttttgaaagacctatccaaccaaaaaataaataatcaagtgGAATTCTCCAGTACCTattaattttcagtttttttaattaaaggtaACATGGAAACATTCACCGCTTAGGGCAAGTCACGAACTAGCGACCTTTCGGAAAAGCGGTCCAATCACttaactaattaatttacaaaaaaacaacaactaaCAACAACTAACAACTAAGCTAACGAAGCTTGCCAGAAGCGTGCAAATATTTCCATTCCTCCTTGTTTCTTAACGTCTTACCCAACATCATTATGGTCTTGTCTCTATACTGCTTCCCGTTCACCGGACTAGTTCCATTCGGCACATTCATCGATTTGATTTTAAATGCAATCAATATGTACAACACGAATATCATAGTCATCGGCATTATGAAGAACACACACATCTCAGTCACTATCACCAGTTTTAGAAAGAAAGGCAGTGTCATATAGCAGTAGGCTTGGTCATTCTTCTCGTATAAACGTATGAGGAAAAGATCAGGCAAACAAAAGCAGGCGGAGACCAACCAGTTGATGGCAATAATTTTATACACACGGGGCTTTAAGGTCAGCGTATGACGAAGGAAAGGTTTGGAAACCGCCAGGTATCTTTCCACCGTGAACGCAGCTATCGTCAGCAAACTGCAGTTGGATAAACATTCCCACACTAGAAAGTGAATGATGCATCCCACTTCTCCAAACGGATAAGCGTCAGGCGCCCACATGACATACATCTCGAACGGGATAAACAAAGCGGTCGTCAGGTCTGCTATAGCGATGTTAAACAGGTAGCAGTTGGTAGGTGTTCTCATGGAGCGATCACGAATGATGACAGCACAAGTGCATACATTTCCAACTACGCTcattataaaacataaaaccaGCAGAATGCTGACGGGAATCTTCACGGCATCATTGTCATATTCATCCCCATCTTCACCGATTGCTATCGGCCCGAACCACGTGAAAGAACTATTTGTATTATCTTGATCACTAGCcatttaataagtttaaaaatttatagaagTGAATGTATGGCACATCTTTCACAAGCTACTGCGGCGTTAAGACTGATTGATCTGAAGAACCGCGCGAATATCCATAAATAAGCTCTACAGGATGATTTCGTTTAGTTTTTCGCAAAAACGCGCGCTAAATTTAGAGCACGATGAGATTTCAATTtggttcaaaatatttaataaagataattATGAAAGAATTATTATGAGGGAACAATAAGTTTTGGCCTTGAAAGCAAGAATATTCGTGGGCTTTTGTCATTGCCTTTGTTGAAGAAACTAAATtggaattaaaatataaatatttcagtcGCTAGATGAATGTCTGAAACAAGCACATCAAAGATTATTAggtataacaatttttaataaatacgaATTTAATTATCTACCTATCATGTCCCCGTTTTcagaaatattgtatttttattttcattgccTATTTACCGTATTGGAATTGGAATGACATGCGTGAAAGAAAATTCGCgtgattatttatataaattatttaagttttgattggcgttttcttAGTTATCAAAGATTGTCACATGACTAGGCCCTCAGGATGTCTTCCACGACCATTAAACTCGAATATCATCTATCTTAATTCTCCAcctttatttttcttacttatttgagcatttattttatttactagccCAATAGATGGTTTAAAAaacttgcatgcgattttattttagtttcattgTGGTATTTGGTCCACCGACTGAATTCATGGTACTCTGTAGAAGTTGTATTATATTAGatatgttttcagaaaaaatggtaccagtTACTTtatttcgaaaaaccatcaacttttgggttatttagactcagaatcacaaatgagacaaagaaaaaaagtgtccgcagtttttcatacaaatttagggtgtcagttttgtaacagtctatacaaatgtacttaatttttatttttattttttaatgcgtTACAAAGTTTtttggggacattttttttcttttaaaatcgatagtcctcgtgattctgagttgatggattttcgaaaaaagatagatagataccacttctttaaataggtatattattataaacattaatagatgtcatatattaaagaaaaagtgacgaagccctccagtggtgaagaccgcatatacatacatacatacatattatatgtattatttacaaaatccTCATCCTGTAAATTTTGGAAACTTATTTAtctagtctggctaatgaatgAAAACCcgtaaatttcaaaaaatccgtagcaggcggctctttgattacaagggTTTTATaggattacataatttttatactttttcatgatttctagaatatgaaatatatgtataaaaagtataaaagttatgcaatccttataatcaaagagccgccgtcgatttttttaaattgtcgcTCTTTTTCAGATTCAACAAACTTTAATTAGCCAGACTAAAAGCGGCATTaccgtttaaataaaatactttcacTCTTTAAAACAAAAGCAAACCTCACTTGTTTTTCTAGAAAGCACCCTCGTGAAAGTAATTGAGTGATGACGCCGATGAAATTGCCGGCAACCATACAGTGCACACAGTAGCCTAATTGAAATTACGGACCAGAGGCCTTCGTAATACTTGCCCATGATAATTTGGATGAGTGCGACACATGTAACAAGAGGGTTCTGTGATGTTTTACAAGTTTCCATGGCGATTCTTAGGCTGTCACACGTTTGAtggatttttaaataaaactatgtaaacggattatatcgcatataatgaattaaaaatatttcgtgaCATTTAGGTAGTTTCGTGTTTTTTCGTGTGGatagttttgcacattgtaattttgacaGAGGTGAATATATtccggggtccctttgtttgacataattattgcaagtcataatgtaatgattgccattatcattagtcataattctaaaactgttaacttttcaggattttcctcaggttatcctatggataggttaggttaggtttgttttatggcaatcataaaaagttacgcgtttctgagaaaaatcaaattatgactaacgaaaatgtggacaaacaatacattatgacttaaaactatatgggaaacaatagagacccctctatgggacaatattatttactataaCGAGACTTAATCAcgtttaaataagttttaatatttCGCAGAAGACAGTATATTATTGTTTTCATGGTCCTTAGAACGACCTTTCATTAtgaccttttttattttttttaagcctaTTTATACGTGATGGAGTCCCGTTGTAGTGTATGTAAATCAGTTTTCAACTTGTATAGCACAAGATATATTTTTCCTGTTAATCATACTTAGTTGAATGTTGATAtgattaaattgtataataagttTACCTAGGAATAATATCATCTGCCTGCAATCTAATCTTCAAAGTTTGAAGGAGTATTGAAAGTCACAATCTTCGTTTGAGGAGACTTAGTAGTAGGTAATATTAAAGTTTAGACGTTAACTTTGGATATTCTATAATATAAATCTATCTAAGTCATAAACATTTTAGGTGCAAATTTTGCCATTCCTTAAGCGCGAATCGCGCCGCCCCAGTAACATGATTGATGGGGTGATTTTGGGATTGAAatctattctatatccttccccataacaaaaccTATATACATAccaattttcaactaaatcggttaagcAGTTATTAATTACccatacaaaattattaaaaaaaaatcaaatcatttttgaaattttctgttgtttgttttctaagactatcttacaaaATTTTAGCTTCCTAGGATTTCTGGAAGTatcctaaaggttttgatgatcattaggagtgagtgacgaaattttagatataaataagagctatgtaattgaaattttttatgcttaataagtccactaataacatcatatcccgagaactttgtttatctggtataatccaaacccaagttatgagggttcaaaaaaacgacgaagtgCTTCGAGAAAAgataggtagtgcccttgctcTTCGCTTTGCTCGTTTGGCGGGGAACTGCCGTGTCGCCACTCGCcagattcattttttttttatcacaaagtacaacacaacaattttcttatgattatattcctcgccaaactgcgactGCAGTTTGTTGGTGAGTTgcgctcatttttacattttaaacatttatgcacataaatgttttttcattgtgattgacatctgtatatacaatttatagatttatgcacttaaaaaactaaacttagatacttacttacatatttgtttttgTGATACCGCCTCTTAGCTTAAAAGGGTAGAACTAGtggtcaaataatttaatttccgacccattttgtaccttgtcgcagtgacaatcaatatgaaagtcgctagagacctcatactattgtcactgtgacaaagtaccaaatgtgtaaaaaatttaattatttcactGTACCTAGCCTCCTGACGACCGGGTTTGAATATTTGCCAGCTTAAATTGAACCCTGTTACGTTGACAAAGAGTCAAAATTTAATAGGACGTGTGGGACGCGGGTCGTCAGGAGGCTATAGCTCAAGCTGTCCATCAATTCTAACCTAAATTTCTTCAActcatatacagtgtggaaaaaatatacgggccctggagggaaagtaccttcaaaccttaagttagctcattttactaaaagattcttttatttttttaaagaaacaaaactgcattctaagatttttttttaattcgcttcccTCGTCCggaaatcgaaccgactaaaaattcaaaaaatactaaatattcgattttatggatattttgtgcGACAGAGTAATGTAAGACCTTAAATGTTACTTggagaaattttaacattaacacGAACTGTATTATGGGCGCCGCCAGGATTACTTTCAGGGAGGTGCAAGACGTAAGGgatccacggaagaccagcgctgtagcatatacctatatgttacaGCAtatatgctgagtggtgtccatttgtagcctctatagcagcatcaatattgtaattattgcatgttagtataagctacttgtaattttacgtgttagtgtataagatcttcttctttttaaacttgtatggtgctgtatgtagatttttacaataaacgttttctattcttTTTCTATGTGAAATAGAAGCACTCGATGCCCTCGTTTTTTTTTCCATTGTGGAACGACCATTCAAAGTGTATTAATGTCCAATTTAACTTATAATAACATACTGTATCGAATAGCGGAATAAAATAgcaaaagtttgttttatttttagttggttcgattcccgggcgatacaagcgaataaaaaaaactgtgaatGCAGTTGTttcttgaaaaaaataaaagaatgtttcctttaaaatatttatcagtacggtttttactcactgtaatttttagtcgcttttggcgacatgtttcggattctttgggaatccatcctcaggcacgagtgtccgcggcggttgtacgtcgtgcacaaaAATAACGTgtgactaaaaataacagtgagtaaaaaccgtactgataaatattttgaaatatgtctcacgatagtttaagtgcgattaatgtttcctttaagtaaaatgagctaatttGAGGTCTTaaagcactttccctccagggcccattaattttttccacactgtatacgtatattactaaaaataattgaaaggCAGGTATATTGAATAGTCGTTAATAGACAAGCAATTTACGTAACTATGTTTACCGGTAGCTGACTTGAAGGATGTTTTCGTACCGCCGATTTAAGCGGTtataccgttaacccagtgtcaaattgtactagtaaccattgtaactccaggtttaaccggttagtggaatggtgcaagggGGCCTTAGGGATTATTCCAGCAGACCAATTCGAACCTACACTGACagtatcagaatgatatttgaatcatgtaaATTTTAGTCATCGTGTGTCTCGTCTCGTTTAGTTATTGTGCGCACGGAAGTCCgcgttttcaaaaataaatattgtaaaactGATTCCCAGaaatcctggtgtttttgggttcttacaactcagaatcactaatATCAATCctgatgacaaaaaaaaatccaaaaatttgtatgaaaattgtacattccactacgtcacgcacatacaagtgaaaattttcacactaaaacgtgacgtaatggaacggACATtatgggacatctttttttaatggctggatggagaatgctgtcgattctgagtagtgagcccaagaatgtccagttttgaaagaatcaggttttcaatcaTATGTATTTTAGGAAAGGCCcatgtacgagcgaaatgcacgataactgaatgcgAACAGTTAGATATCATTATGATACCAGTGTAGGTACATTCGAATTAGCCTGTTTATCATAACATCGCAGGAAATTTAAGGACCTGGAGTACGATATTGTAGTGTATGTAGCTCATAGAATATATATAAGGACCATTTACTCGTGTATTCAGTGCAGTAATAAAGCATCATTTAAGCTGAACACTCGTTTCTACTCAACTCGGAATTCTcaccttacatggcgaccctgccatatAAGGTGTTGCGCGCCTGTAGATTGCCTGTAGAGataacggtccgggtccgagccGAGGTGTGAGACAGTTCGTTTTCTacgcatcacgtgatcaccaatCGCTCGCTGTACCCCTTACTTTTCATTAAAGTATCAAAAGGgcatctacgtgttggcttcggctccgcgcacgcctcccaaaggtccggaacaccattgttccgtgatgggaaagacataaaaaatatttaaaagcattTACGCCTTCTGTGTAGGGTTTGCACGATAGATCTGAAATGTATAGGAAGATCCGCGGATCCGGATCCAGATCCGGATAATTTCGtacatttcggatccggattgcaaaccctactACTGTGTAAGATTAAAATTAGGTTTCCTCAAGATAGCCCCGCAGTGTTACACCGAcgcttaataaaacaaaaacgtcacgtGCAATAATATCAGTTAACGGccaaaatatatttgtaaataataacgtCTACTTACGGTCAATGATGATTCATAGAGCCCGGTTCAGATTTAGGGCGTCCGCTACGCAGCGTagagcgtactacgtaggcgaataacacgcgaacgcaaagcggcgcggcgcggcgcggggtaaatcaatcctttgatacctatagaagtgtcctacgtgggcgatctcgttgcgaacgcgaacgccttggacccaccgcgccgcgccgcgccgcatggcttcgcgttcgcgagtgttcgcttacgtaaggccaggattacacttgtaagttgtacttacgtaagtagggacacagctatactacagaatacgatattcatatctatatcgttatctcattctagcaaatagctgtgtccctacttacataagtaaaacttacaagtgtaatcctggcctaagacgCAACGCTAGATGGCGCGGTGGCACGGAGCGGTTGAGCGGGCTAACAAAAACGCgcacgcgtgcgacggattttgcCTACCTCGTAAtcggattttatttatttatttatttgacctATTCGAACACAAATTGTTagtttcaaaaattcaaaaattcgaaaaattcgtttattttttaacaaggttTATCCTGGGTGTCGAATCCTCCTTTTAAGTTTGACACTTGTGTTAGAAGGtattcgctctttcatacaaaggtgagaaaaaaattaaaaaataggtattcgctctttcatacaaaggtgagaaaaaaattaaacgctgtaaagagttcgaaacgtcgggatgtattataaattcaatatacgcgatataatccgttttcatagttttatttcatgagtaactatcgcggtaaccgaagacaatattaaaaaataggtttgacaatattataagtattataactaaactaaacattacaaGAATTGTAGTTGGGTACTTACAGTAGATACTtaggtattgtttttatttgtagaagcagttctataaaaagggggtcatccattaattacgtcacacgtttaTGGGGAGggacaagtaaaaaaaattgagatattgtgacaagggggagtgGGGACTCAaagtttgtgacgtcactttaacctTATCTGTAACCGAAAattgtttagatttttttttattcgttcttatagttttaggtaggttaattactttttacaatGATACCTATTTGTTTTCATTCgtgtaatttttctttataATCGGTTTTGTGttgtaaaatttataatattgctATTATCaaaaatagttttagtttttagtgttttagtttttatataggtacttaattcgaATTGCCGATTGTTGAGGGGCTATCCTGGTGTTTGGATGCTAAATATGAACtccataataattatactatgagtttaatgatattaaaatatctacaaaTGCAACGGAGCCGAGTTATGGCCGCGGTGGCTAGTTGGCAAGTCCTCGGTCACTTGGCAGCCCCCCCGCTCGCACCTCACCCCGCGGTCGCCCTGCTGGAGTGGTACGCGacaccgatttcgttgaaaactaAATTGCCAAATATGTGCAGTCACAataggggggaggggtttgccaaatgtgaccaggtgTGACAAGGAAGGGATGAGgccaaaaaaatcttaaaattcaTGTGACGTAATTTATGGAtggtcatccataaattacgTCAAAGTAATCTTaaggaaaataaaatgaataataaatattggtcTTTTAGAACGTATTTATTGAGCACAATACCTAAAACTATATGTTTCGCGGCTATCAAAATTACGTGCAGATAAATTATACATTcaatgttaaataatatttggtaaCTCCtaatcctaaataaataaactaaattatcgACAAATAGTTATCACAAATCGTCACAATAATTAATGGCAGAGTGTAAACAGCTACTCTTACACTAGttcataaaacattttaatttaaactaccgtgagtcatactaacactatttaactattgtataaaaTCAAATATATAAACAAATGCATATTCATCATTTAAACAAATGCCAACCGGTAGgtggagattttttttatttaataatatatttaatcgcGTGATGCTTTGccccttggccggttttaaaaaCTCAAGTAGTCTTAACTAAAGGAGTCTTAGGCCAAAACGTATATCGGCCGCGCAGATGAAAAACCATGATTTTTATAGTTAAACGGTGCTAAATAGCAGATACACCTACACTAAGCTAATCTGCACATCAAAATACAGACTTCTCGTATAGTAGACGAGGCGAATTGGATTATCACAGGGCGAATCGGGTCAGACTAAATAAGAAGTTGATACTGAAAATATTGCTTATGACTGCCGTCGCAAGCTAACAGAAGACAGGTACAGCGCTATTTAAGTGTACTCATATCAATGCAATACTTCAAATTTAATATCAACGCATTTTTCATCCGATTCACCCTGTGATCCGATTCTCCTCGGTCTACCCTATGTCAACCGATCTAATCAGTTCATTCAGTCTTGTCAGGGTTGGATATAGTCGCCACCCCCTTGTCGGCCGCCGGCGCGTCGTCCCATCCCCAAACAGGATGGCTTCCATCACCGGTTCTCCTCACTCGCTTCTCGACAATGTCAGGGGAAACTGACTTAAGATCATAAGCCCATCCGATTTTAGACATAGTGTCAATGAAGAGCTTTGAAAGATTGAGA
It encodes:
- the LOC134742383 gene encoding pyrokinin-1 receptor-like, producing the protein MASDQDNTNSSFTWFGPIAIGEDGDEYDNDAVKIPVSILLVLCFIMSVVGNVCTCAVIIRDRSMRTPTNCYLFNIAIADLTTALFIPFEMYVMWAPDAYPFGEVGCIIHFLVWECLSNCSLLTIAAFTVERYLAVSKPFLRHTLTLKPRVYKIIAINWLVSACFCLPDLFLIRLYEKNDQAYCYMTLPFFLKLVIVTEMCVFFIMPMTMIFVLYILIAFKIKSMNVPNGTSPVNGKQYRDKTIMMLGKTLRNKEEWKYLHASGKLR